CAGCGGCCTGGGCAGCAGTCGGTGCAAGGCATAGTACAGGTGCGCATCCAGACCCAGGCGGTAGCGCGCTGCGGGACGCTCTTTAAGGCAGATGCCAGCCAGGCGGCGGGCGGCAGCTTCCGCCGAGGTGGATAGGCGACTGTAGCCCTGGCGGTGGATCTGTTGATTCAGCGGCGCATAAGGAGAGTCCGGTTTCTGGCTGGCCGCCGGCGAGGCCATATTGTTCTTGAAGTTCGTACGGATCAGACCGGGCTCAATGAGCGACGCCTGGATGTTGCGCGCTGCAAGCTCATAGCGTAACGCCTCGGTAAATCCCTCGACCGCCCACTTCGATGAACAGTAGGCTGTTCCTGTCGGCAGGGCGAGAAAGCCAAGCACAGAGCTAACATTGAGGATCCTCGGCCGCAGTCCGGCGGCAGCGCTGGCATGCAGCAGCGGCAGCATCGTCCGCGTCAGATCCAGCAGGCCAAAAAAGTTCGTGGCATATTGATCGCGAAACTCACTATCGCTCAATTCCTCAA
This genomic stretch from Leptospirales bacterium harbors:
- a CDS encoding SDR family oxidoreductase; this translates as MRSKSSALRTAVLISGASSGIGRALALELERLGVFVYAGVRNLSRARQDPGESPLRKLLPLDVTRPAQLHQARKVIQKDGRQLLVLVNNAGYGLYGAFEELSDSEFRDQYATNFFGLLDLTRTMLPLLHASAAAGLRPRILNVSSVLGFLALPTGTAYCSSKWAVEGFTEALRYELAARNIQASLIEPGLIRTNFKNNMASPAASQKPDSPYAPLNQQIHRQGYSRLSTSAEAAARRLAGICLKERPAARYRLGLDAHLYYALHRLLPRPLIDWLMRSAVRYAMSQQA